From the genome of Brevibacterium sp. JSBI002, one region includes:
- a CDS encoding CHAP domain-containing protein has product MTLKNVTTTTMTAAMIAGAAVLGSSSIASASQPAAPAAASAGAANAAAENSAAESDTASANPEAEKKFSNIGDFLKHYEGKSLANSQGGYQGECVSLISRALEEVHGVDHGAWGNAVDYQEGGSGGDKMKANGFTWHTDQKFENGDILVWGDGDNTTAYGHIGIYYEGQVWHQNFNGDRSLHTYDGLIDGYLGYWRA; this is encoded by the coding sequence ATGACTCTGAAGAACGTCACCACGACGACCATGACAGCTGCGATGATCGCCGGAGCCGCCGTGCTCGGCTCCAGTTCGATCGCCTCCGCCTCCCAGCCGGCGGCACCGGCCGCCGCCTCTGCGGGAGCCGCGAACGCGGCGGCCGAGAACTCGGCTGCGGAATCCGACACCGCCTCGGCGAACCCGGAGGCGGAGAAGAAGTTCTCGAACATCGGGGACTTCCTCAAGCACTACGAAGGAAAGTCGCTGGCGAACTCACAGGGCGGCTATCAGGGAGAATGCGTCAGCCTGATCTCCCGGGCCCTCGAGGAGGTCCACGGCGTCGACCACGGAGCGTGGGGCAATGCCGTCGACTATCAGGAGGGCGGATCCGGCGGGGACAAGATGAAGGCGAACGGCTTCACCTGGCACACCGATCAGAAGTTCGAGAACGGCGACATCCTCGTCTGGGGCGATGGTGACAACACCACCGCCTACGGTCACATCGGCATCTACTACGAGGGCCAGGTGTGGCACCAGAACTTCAACGGCGACCGCAGCCTGCACACCTATGACGGGCTCATCGACGGCTACCTCGGGTACTGGCGAGCCTGA
- a CDS encoding endo alpha-1,4 polygalactosaminidase, with product MRPPPSPIPPRWMAAAVSLGFAVAIGGCSASASPPPTQASTAPSPPTSGTFDYQLGGTYDSLPDQEGRIDIVVRDAGAAPLTGAYSICYVNGFQTQPDEAADWRDHTDLLLHDAAGDLVVDPDWPDEHILDPSTADRRSQILDIIGPVIDGCAESGFDAVEIDNLDTADRFPDIDRGGALELAAAYVDRAHAKGLSIAQKNAAELADSAHSQLGFDFAVTEECAAYDECDHFTSVYGDRVLAIEYPHALAEAGLDFADACAVPERPRLMILRDRDLVAAGDRGYRYDTC from the coding sequence ATGAGACCTCCGCCGAGCCCGATCCCACCGCGATGGATGGCAGCCGCGGTCTCCCTCGGCTTCGCCGTAGCGATCGGCGGCTGCTCAGCGAGCGCTTCGCCGCCGCCGACACAGGCATCGACAGCACCGTCGCCGCCGACGTCAGGAACTTTCGACTACCAGCTCGGCGGAACCTATGACTCGCTGCCGGATCAGGAGGGCCGTATCGATATCGTGGTCCGAGATGCCGGTGCTGCACCCCTGACTGGGGCGTACTCTATCTGCTACGTCAACGGCTTCCAGACCCAACCCGACGAGGCGGCGGACTGGCGTGACCACACGGATCTGCTGCTCCACGATGCCGCCGGTGACCTGGTCGTCGACCCCGATTGGCCCGACGAACACATCCTCGACCCCTCGACCGCAGACCGACGCTCCCAGATCCTCGACATCATCGGCCCCGTCATCGACGGCTGCGCCGAATCTGGATTCGACGCCGTGGAGATCGACAATCTCGATACGGCCGACCGATTCCCCGATATCGACCGAGGCGGTGCCCTGGAACTCGCGGCCGCGTACGTCGACCGTGCCCACGCCAAGGGCCTGTCGATCGCGCAGAAGAACGCGGCCGAACTCGCCGACTCCGCTCATTCTCAGCTCGGCTTCGACTTCGCCGTGACCGAGGAGTGCGCCGCCTACGACGAATGCGACCATTTCACCTCCGTCTACGGCGACCGTGTCCTCGCCATCGAATACCCCCACGCCCTCGCCGAGGCGGGGCTGGACTTCGCGGACGCCTGCGCCGTCCCGGAACGCCCGCGCCTGATGATCCTGCGCGACCGCGATCTCGTCGCAGCCGGCGATCGTGGCTACCGATACGACACCTGCTGA
- a CDS encoding MDR family MFS transporter, with translation MKVIWLLLVAAFVAILNETTMAIAIPELNKALGIPPELGQWLTSAFMLTMAVVIPTTGFLLQRFTTRQIFLAAMILFSAGTLICLVSQGFILLLIGRIVQAAGTGIMMPLLMTTMMNVVPAHSRGRMMGRVGLVISLAPAIGPTMSGIVLDSLGWRWLFGIILPIALIALALGAKWMTNLGESTYAPIDVISIILSVFAFGGIVYGLSQFGGGHGGEAGGGSTSSLAWATIGGGVVFLALFVWRQLVLQKGDRALLDLRVFNSRNYVFSVIIMAVVALSMFGTFSLLPLYLQSVVGLGATQSGLVLLPGSVIMGLLGPVMGRIYDARGPKTLLVPGTIMIASSMFAYSTAGVGTPIWLLIIVQIVMSLGLAASFTPLFSASLGSLERHLYSHGSAALNTLQQVAGAAGTALLISIYSAALHSGQAEGKSVPEAGAPGGHAAFLLATVIAIVPIVLAFFIRKPEDQDEYPAEVVEPTEASPAE, from the coding sequence ATGAAGGTCATCTGGCTGCTGCTGGTGGCTGCCTTCGTGGCCATTCTCAATGAGACGACGATGGCCATCGCCATCCCCGAACTCAACAAGGCCCTCGGTATCCCTCCGGAGCTCGGCCAGTGGCTGACCAGTGCTTTCATGCTCACCATGGCCGTCGTCATACCGACGACCGGTTTCCTCCTGCAGCGTTTCACCACCCGCCAGATCTTCCTGGCCGCGATGATCCTGTTCTCAGCGGGCACATTGATCTGCCTCGTCTCGCAGGGCTTCATCCTGCTTCTCATCGGACGGATCGTGCAAGCAGCCGGCACCGGCATCATGATGCCTCTGCTGATGACCACGATGATGAACGTGGTCCCGGCACACTCGCGCGGCCGGATGATGGGTCGAGTCGGCCTCGTCATCTCGCTGGCCCCGGCCATCGGACCGACGATGTCGGGCATCGTCCTCGATTCGCTGGGCTGGCGCTGGCTCTTCGGCATCATCCTGCCCATCGCGCTGATCGCTCTGGCACTCGGTGCGAAGTGGATGACCAACCTCGGCGAGTCGACTTACGCCCCGATCGACGTCATCTCCATCATCCTGTCCGTGTTCGCCTTCGGCGGCATCGTCTACGGCCTCAGCCAGTTCGGCGGCGGCCACGGCGGTGAGGCAGGCGGCGGATCGACGAGCAGCCTGGCCTGGGCGACGATCGGCGGCGGAGTCGTCTTCCTCGCGCTCTTCGTGTGGCGTCAGCTCGTGCTGCAGAAGGGCGATCGCGCCCTGCTCGACCTGCGTGTGTTCAATTCGCGGAACTACGTCTTCTCGGTCATCATCATGGCCGTCGTCGCCCTGTCCATGTTCGGCACGTTCTCCCTGCTGCCGCTGTACCTGCAGAGCGTCGTCGGACTCGGCGCCACCCAGTCCGGTCTCGTGCTTCTGCCCGGTTCGGTGATCATGGGTCTGCTCGGACCGGTGATGGGACGGATCTACGACGCCCGCGGACCGAAGACGCTGCTGGTGCCCGGCACGATCATGATCGCGTCCTCGATGTTCGCGTATTCGACGGCCGGCGTGGGAACGCCGATCTGGCTGCTCATCATCGTCCAGATCGTCATGTCATTGGGCCTGGCCGCATCGTTCACCCCGCTGTTCTCCGCCTCGCTGGGATCGCTGGAGCGCCACCTGTACTCCCATGGTTCGGCAGCGCTCAACACCCTGCAGCAGGTCGCGGGAGCAGCCGGCACCGCGCTGCTCATCTCGATCTACTCCGCGGCCCTGCACTCGGGTCAGGCGGAGGGCAAGTCCGTCCCCGAGGCGGGCGCCCCCGGCGGCCACGCCGCGTTCCTGTTGGCGACGGTCATCGCGATCGTCCCCATCGTCCTCGCGTTCTTCATCCGCAAGCCAGAGGACCAGGATGAGTATCCCGCCGAGGTGGTCGAACCGACCGAGGCCAGCCCCGCCGAATGA
- a CDS encoding excinuclease ABC subunit UvrA: MTSSVPSDPTSSTEIQSDVRVRGAREHNLRNVDLTVPRDALVVFTGVSGSGKSSLAFGTLFAESQRRYLESVAPYARRLIDQAGVPDVDSITGMPPAVALQQQRGGRSARSSVGSVTTVSSLVRMLYSRAGQYPEGQSMLLAEDFSTNTVEGACPECHGIGRVYEVPEDKMVPDPTLTIRERAIASWPKAWHGHQLRDTAVALGFDVDVPWQDLPKADRDWLLYTEETPHLPVHSRLTLAEAREAIAAGAEPTYSGTFVGARKYVLDTFANTKSAGMKRRVAEFLTAAPCPVCHGKKLKPEALSVTIAGLDIAEFSALPLHELMTLLEETVASAEKSGESDGTPAAPDGAPGEEISAEKLATTVRLGGGLIDRLRPIVDLGLGYLSLDRSTPTLSGGELQRLRLATQLTSELFGVVYVLDEPSAGLHPQDVTALMEILDGLKDRGNSLFVVEHSVDLMRHADWLVDIGPGAGERGGQVLYSGPTDGLAEVEESITRGYVFGGRGLELHEPRQAREWMRVEGIRRNNLRDASVELPLGALTAVTGVSGSGKSSLVSQVLPALVGDRLGRPAQEDEPAPEGDELLLTDEPEELDGSVSGDLTGIRRVVSIDQRPIGRTPRSNVATYTGLFDHVRRRFAETPEARERGYKPGRFSFNVAGGRCPTCEGEGSVMVELLFLPSVYTECPDCHGTRYQSSTLEILWRGRTIAEVLAMSVEEAHDFFTEEFDIMRSLTALIDVGLGYLRLGQPATELSGGEAQRVKLASELQRSQRGDTLYVLDEPTSGLHCADSDRLITHLQTLVDAGNTVVMVELDMRIITAADHVIELGPGAGDDGGQVIAVGTPEQIASAGNTPSAPYLAAALEAE; this comes from the coding sequence ATGACCTCCTCCGTGCCCTCAGATCCGACATCCTCGACCGAGATCCAGTCGGACGTGAGGGTCCGCGGTGCCAGGGAACACAATCTGCGCAATGTCGATCTCACTGTGCCTCGGGATGCGCTCGTCGTCTTCACCGGAGTGTCCGGATCGGGCAAGTCCTCCCTGGCCTTCGGCACCCTCTTTGCCGAGTCCCAACGCCGCTATCTCGAATCCGTGGCACCGTATGCCCGCAGGCTCATCGACCAGGCAGGTGTCCCCGACGTTGATTCGATCACCGGAATGCCGCCGGCCGTGGCCCTGCAGCAGCAGCGCGGCGGGCGCAGCGCACGTTCGAGCGTCGGCAGCGTCACCACGGTGTCCAGCCTCGTGCGCATGCTCTACTCACGGGCGGGACAGTACCCGGAGGGGCAGTCGATGCTGCTGGCCGAGGACTTCTCGACGAACACCGTCGAAGGGGCCTGCCCGGAATGCCACGGAATCGGGCGGGTCTACGAAGTGCCCGAGGACAAGATGGTCCCCGATCCGACACTGACGATAAGGGAACGCGCCATCGCCTCCTGGCCGAAAGCCTGGCACGGCCACCAGCTGCGCGATACCGCCGTGGCTCTCGGCTTCGACGTCGACGTCCCGTGGCAGGACCTGCCGAAGGCCGACCGCGACTGGCTCCTCTACACCGAGGAGACCCCGCACCTTCCCGTCCATTCCCGGCTGACGCTGGCCGAAGCGCGCGAAGCGATCGCAGCAGGCGCCGAACCGACCTATTCGGGAACCTTCGTCGGTGCCCGGAAGTATGTGCTCGACACGTTCGCGAACACGAAGAGTGCTGGGATGAAGCGTCGCGTCGCCGAGTTCCTCACCGCCGCCCCCTGCCCGGTCTGCCACGGCAAGAAGCTCAAACCCGAGGCCCTGTCCGTGACCATCGCCGGTCTCGACATCGCCGAGTTCTCCGCCCTGCCCCTGCACGAGCTGATGACCCTGCTCGAGGAGACCGTCGCCTCGGCTGAGAAGTCCGGCGAGTCGGACGGCACACCCGCTGCCCCCGACGGGGCGCCCGGCGAGGAGATCTCTGCGGAGAAGCTGGCCACGACGGTCCGCCTCGGCGGGGGTCTCATCGATCGTCTCCGACCCATCGTCGATCTGGGTCTCGGCTACCTCTCCCTCGACCGCAGCACCCCGACCCTGTCGGGCGGGGAGCTGCAGCGGCTGCGGCTGGCCACCCAGCTGACCTCGGAGCTCTTCGGCGTCGTCTACGTCCTCGATGAACCCTCCGCGGGTCTGCACCCGCAGGACGTCACTGCGCTGATGGAGATCCTCGACGGGCTGAAGGATCGTGGCAACAGCCTCTTCGTCGTCGAACACTCCGTCGACCTCATGCGCCACGCCGACTGGCTCGTCGACATCGGCCCCGGCGCCGGCGAACGCGGCGGGCAGGTTCTCTACAGCGGCCCCACCGACGGTCTCGCCGAGGTCGAGGAGTCGATCACTCGCGGCTACGTCTTCGGCGGTCGCGGCCTCGAACTCCACGAACCGCGGCAGGCGCGCGAATGGATGCGGGTGGAGGGCATCCGCCGCAACAACCTGCGCGATGCCAGTGTCGAGCTGCCCCTGGGTGCCCTGACCGCGGTCACCGGAGTGTCCGGGTCCGGCAAGTCCAGCCTCGTCAGCCAGGTGCTGCCGGCGCTCGTCGGCGACCGCCTCGGGCGACCGGCTCAGGAGGACGAACCCGCACCCGAGGGCGATGAGCTGCTCCTCACCGACGAACCCGAGGAGCTCGACGGCTCGGTGTCGGGCGACCTCACCGGCATCCGCCGTGTCGTGAGCATCGACCAGCGACCCATCGGTCGCACACCGCGGTCGAACGTCGCGACCTACACGGGACTGTTCGATCATGTGCGCCGCCGCTTCGCCGAGACCCCGGAGGCGCGTGAGCGCGGCTACAAGCCCGGCCGGTTCTCCTTCAACGTCGCCGGCGGTCGCTGTCCGACCTGTGAGGGCGAAGGCTCCGTCATGGTCGAGCTGCTCTTCCTGCCCTCGGTCTATACAGAATGCCCGGACTGCCACGGCACCCGGTACCAGTCGAGCACGCTCGAGATCCTCTGGCGCGGACGCACCATCGCCGAGGTGCTGGCCATGAGTGTGGAGGAAGCCCACGACTTCTTCACCGAGGAGTTCGACATCATGCGCTCGCTCACCGCGCTCATCGACGTCGGTCTCGGTTATCTGCGCCTCGGCCAGCCGGCGACCGAGCTCTCCGGCGGTGAGGCGCAGCGGGTCAAACTCGCCAGCGAACTGCAGCGGTCCCAGCGCGGGGACACCCTCTACGTGCTCGACGAACCCACCTCCGGGCTGCACTGCGCGGATTCCGACAGGCTCATCACTCATCTGCAGACCCTCGTCGACGCGGGCAACACCGTCGTCATGGTCGAACTCGACATGCGGATCATCACCGCCGCGGACCACGTCATCGAGCTCGGTCCCGGCGCCGGCGACGACGGCGGACAGGTCATCGCCGTGGGCACCCCGGAGCAGATCGCCTCGGCCGGGAACACCCCGTCGGCGCCCTACTTGGCCGCAGCGCTCGAGGCTGAGTAG
- a CDS encoding helix-turn-helix domain-containing protein, with the protein MRPRERTIQRACLDTLGHGPKWLSRRIRLQEVALGLATRPTEELAVIAADLGYTDQSHLTRDFRTATGITPDAYRRTISSLTA; encoded by the coding sequence ATTCGCCCGCGCGAGCGGACGATTCAGCGAGCCTGCCTCGACACGCTCGGTCACGGACCGAAATGGCTCAGCCGTCGCATCCGCCTCCAAGAAGTCGCCCTCGGCCTCGCGACGCGACCGACCGAGGAACTGGCCGTGATCGCTGCCGACCTCGGCTACACCGACCAATCCCACCTCACCCGCGACTTCCGCACAGCCACCGGCATCACCCCCGACGCCTACCGCCGCACCATCAGCAGTCTGACCGCCTGA
- a CDS encoding DUF6157 family protein, protein MGSTNYTGTFIQVAGDCSTTAAEQPPVGDQAPTVGALQYALIAEHPYQFTSDDVQFEVYATRRGIPAEERAAARQAFFSKGQPCLRASPLSKHYGWGIHHEDDCRIALVPLGSDEYQTLAADPTVKQLKAMRSKRA, encoded by the coding sequence ATGGGAAGCACAAACTACACCGGAACGTTCATCCAGGTCGCAGGCGACTGCTCGACCACTGCCGCCGAGCAGCCACCGGTCGGCGATCAGGCACCGACAGTTGGCGCGCTCCAGTACGCACTCATCGCCGAGCACCCGTACCAGTTCACCAGCGATGACGTGCAGTTCGAGGTGTATGCCACCCGCCGGGGAATCCCCGCCGAGGAACGAGCCGCAGCACGTCAGGCGTTCTTCTCCAAGGGTCAGCCGTGCCTGCGAGCCTCTCCACTGAGCAAACATTACGGGTGGGGCATTCACCACGAGGACGATTGCCGTATCGCACTCGTGCCGCTCGGCTCCGACGAGTACCAGACGCTCGCCGCCGACCCCACGGTGAAGCAGCTCAAAGCCATGCGCTCCAAACGCGCCTGA
- a CDS encoding sodium:proton exchanger produces the protein MPAAILGRFAICLLIASPAVVLRITSIELAPVLELLAFGAAIVAAAFLLAWAAEAAQKDISGALAIALLALIAVLPEYAVDLYYAFRSGSDPDYLHFAAANMTGSNRLLLGFGWPLVVIIALLVARRLAKRTKSPVQTSLRLDSGSRMDIGFLVILGVIAFAIPLLGSIPIWFGVALVLIFVAYLWRAGQATGDDEEEFVGAAALIVAMPKKARRITVVTMFVVSAAIILASAEPFAEALADSGSALGIDSYFLVQWLAPLASEAPEFIIAAMFALRGMGGAAIGTLIASKVNQWSLLVGSLPIAHLAGGGGLGLPLDGRQVEEFTLTATQTILGVAIILALRFHWAPALGLAALFGLQFFVTDTSGRYILSAVQAILAIVFLILHRKGILPTLAAPFRRPQADPDEVEPAEAAEPQRESIVGIADETDPAKARA, from the coding sequence ATGCCCGCCGCAATCCTTGGCCGTTTCGCGATCTGCCTGCTCATCGCCTCACCCGCGGTGGTGCTGCGCATCACCAGCATCGAACTCGCACCGGTTCTCGAACTCCTCGCCTTCGGTGCCGCCATCGTCGCGGCCGCATTCCTCCTCGCCTGGGCCGCCGAGGCGGCGCAGAAGGACATCTCGGGTGCCCTGGCGATCGCCCTGCTAGCCCTCATCGCGGTCCTCCCCGAATACGCCGTGGACCTCTACTACGCGTTCCGGTCCGGCTCGGATCCGGACTATCTGCACTTCGCGGCGGCGAATATGACCGGATCGAACCGACTGCTGCTCGGCTTCGGCTGGCCGCTCGTCGTCATCATCGCCCTCCTCGTCGCCCGCCGCCTCGCGAAGCGCACGAAATCACCCGTCCAGACCTCCCTGCGCCTGGATTCGGGCAGCCGGATGGACATCGGATTCCTCGTCATCCTCGGTGTCATCGCCTTCGCCATCCCCCTGCTCGGCAGCATCCCCATCTGGTTCGGCGTCGCACTCGTCCTCATCTTCGTCGCCTACCTGTGGCGTGCCGGCCAGGCCACCGGCGATGACGAGGAGGAGTTCGTCGGCGCCGCCGCCCTCATCGTCGCCATGCCCAAGAAGGCCCGCCGGATCACGGTGGTCACGATGTTCGTCGTCTCCGCCGCGATTATCCTGGCCTCGGCCGAACCCTTCGCCGAGGCGCTAGCGGATTCGGGTTCGGCCCTGGGCATCGACAGCTACTTCCTCGTCCAGTGGCTGGCGCCGTTGGCCTCGGAGGCTCCGGAGTTCATCATCGCCGCGATGTTCGCTCTGCGCGGCATGGGCGGGGCCGCCATCGGCACGCTCATCGCTTCGAAGGTCAACCAGTGGAGCCTGCTCGTCGGATCCCTGCCGATCGCCCACCTCGCCGGTGGGGGCGGCCTCGGGCTGCCCCTGGACGGCCGGCAGGTCGAGGAGTTCACGCTCACGGCCACGCAGACCATCCTCGGCGTCGCGATCATCCTTGCCCTGCGCTTCCACTGGGCACCCGCGCTGGGACTGGCCGCGCTCTTCGGGCTGCAGTTCTTCGTCACGGACACGTCCGGTCGCTACATCCTCTCCGCGGTCCAGGCGATCCTGGCGATCGTCTTCCTCATCCTTCATCGCAAGGGCATCCTGCCGACGCTCGCCGCCCCGTTCCGTCGGCCGCAGGCCGATCCCGATGAGGTGGAACCCGCCGAGGCGGCCGAACCGCAGCGCGAATCGATCGTCGGCATTGCGGATGAGACGGACCCGGCTAAGGCCCGCGCGTAG